The genomic stretch AATTAATGGGAGAGCTGCAGCACGCAGCAGTGACTGCACAGCTCCTTATTCCCATCCTCCATCAACGGCTCGAAGGTCCCCCACGCCTCCCCGGCCCCCGCCGCCGTGTCGAAAGCATGCACCACCGACATCGACCTCGGTTCGCCGTCGCCTGCCGCCGACTGATACCCCGCCACGAAGTAGAGATGCGCCCCAATCTGAGCCATGGTCAGGTACACCCTCCTCATCTCCTGCCTCTCCGCCACCAGCGACGACAGTTGCTGCATCTGCGACCGCTCGATCACGCTCCATATGTTCAGTTTCCCGTCGTAGGTCTCGATGTGCCCCTTCCAGCTGTTGAGGCAGTCGCCGGAGCTGAAGAGCCGCCCTCCCACCTCCACGATCTGATTGGGGGGCACGTCCAGCTGCCACATCCCCGGCATGAGCTCCCACTTACCCTGCTCCTCGTCGAACACCTCCGCCGAGCTGCGTTCCATCACCGTGAGCCAGCCGGCGCCCTCCCGCTGCGCGAATCCACCCACCACGTGGAACCGGCCCTGCCACGCCACGCCCACGCACTTGTGCCGCATCGCCGCCATGTCCGGGAGAGGCGCCCAGGCGTCCCGCGCCGGATCGTACACTTCCCCCGCCGTCGTGCCCCGCGCGTTCGACACGGAGCACAGCCCGCCCGCCACGAAGATCTTCCCGTTGCACGCCGCGCAGGCGAAGTCGAACCGCTGGAGGGCGAGGGGAGCGCACGCGGACCACTCGCCCGATTCCACGTCGTAACGGACCACGTCCGGTCGCACGTCCACGTCTCGCTCGCCGGACGGGGGTTCCTTGAGGCAGAGCCGGCCGCCGATGACGTAGACGAAGCCGGCGAGGGCCACCATGGAGAAATCTTTGAGGACGTGGCCAGGCGGGATCCCCGGTATCAATCCGGCGTAGCCTCTGGTGTTGTCGCAGGGGTTGTAGTTCTCCAGCCAATTGGGCAGGGTAGCGTCGGTGGTCTCATCGCGGccggaaaaagagaggaagattCTGAAGCCGCTGGCCGGATTCTGATCCGGTTGCGAAGGAGACAGAGGAGGGGAAGACAAGGAACCCATTAAGAATTATTTATCACAGAAGCAGGAGGGAGAGGGaatcgaggaagaagaagagagcaacATATATAGAAGAGAGTTGGCGGAGCAAACGAGAGGGTGGAAATCTCAGAGGTTCTAGGAAAGGACATGGATCTTCCGTTTGGCATTTGTTTTTTATATGTATGTATGTCGGATATCTCTAGATCACTGTAGTCTAGTGGTGGTGATGCTTACAACTTCAAGAATGGAAAAAACAAAGAAGACGTCTATTTCAATTATATCGTCCTTGTCGACCGTCGTCATATTTGATATAGCATCTAGTGTAGTATTTTAAAGTATTGTTATttgaaaaaacatttaaaaaatatatatatatttatcatgTGGAAGTGGAACATGAATTATATTGCTATCTAGTTAGCTGAGTTTTCCCCATTTCCGCTTAATCCATTTTCGACTGGGTTGAGTTACGTTGGATTATTGGAAATTTTCAAATCCATAGAGATGATAGGCTAACCCATCCCATCCCGTCCGCTATATGGCTAGATTGTTATTCACCATTAGTCAACTAGAAAATCATAACAATATTATATTGCAAATTCAATCATTAACAACAATTTTATTCGTTAAATGACTCATTTCTAATTAACTTCCATGTGTAGCCACAATTGTGCAGGTATTTATGCACCAGTTGGATGCACAATGACGGGTCCTCGAACAAAAACACGGTGTTCGTTGGCATTTCAACCTAAGTAGATAAGTTAGTTGACTACTCCAATATCAGTCAACTACTATCTTTAGGAGTTGATTGctctaaaccctaaaattgatcaAATCATAATAATTTCATGATTTTGAGTTCATCAATCAACTACTCAACTCTACCAGTTGATTGACACTCTAAATCCAATCACTTTAAGGTTGAATCTATTGGTACAGACAACATTCAgataatcaaatttatattttgacatatgacaaatgatttaaaattaaaatttaaaaatcctaATGAGTCAAAAGAACTAGACACTGGGCAAAATGGGTCTTAGTGGATTAAGTTGACAAGACACTGATGAGTTGTCGAATTAAACATATGACAGGAAAGACTTGGTGGATTAATTAGCAGGATTAGACATCAAGTAGAAGGATGCCCACAGACATTAAACTGAGCAAGTCTAAACGGGTTAGTAAGATTAGATGTTTGGCCAAGTAAGAAAAATAAGATAAGTTCAGGAGAGGTATCTAGGCGATGATTCGATTAAAAAACCTATATGAGTTTTGAAGTTGAGATAAGACAATGCTAATTATCAAAAATAGAGCATATATTGTACTTGCTATACTTTTTATTGTGCTGATTCTATTTTGAAGAAAATAGAATTTCGGTCGATCAAAAGGGAGATACAATTGACAGGATAGTTCAGGCAACTAAACAAAGAAGTTTGGTCGCCTGAATGATGAGTTGGTTGATGACGTATCATGTATCGATTTTGAGAAACTGACGTGACATGGATAAACATGATAATGTTGATGTGGCAAATTGAACAATCAAAGATAAGCCTAAAAATTGACATGGCAAAGATAAGTACAAGCTTTCTAATGTGTCAAATGATGTGGCAGAAGATAAGACTCAATTAGATGCTAATGTGGTAGGATATCAAGTGACTGGAAGTAGATAAGGTGCTTGGGTTGATCCGATTAGCAAATGCACCTGGATGGAAACGCTGGCTTATAcaaggatcagtcgatcgatactACTAATCGGGCTATTGAAAAATCGATCTGATTAGTGATGAGAGTGGGATAAGCTATGGATTAATCTATCGAATTGGGGTTTTCAATTGACCAAAATAGGGCTATAAAAAAATTTGAAGCATAGACTCATACAATCAATTTAAAGCAATCATCAAAGTGTTCAAGCATCCAATTCTTTCTAAAGTTTTGTTTCTCTGTGCCCGAAGACACTTCAAGTTCATTTCACTCCATCGAGTTTCATATTCTTATTTCGGTAACTTTTTCTTGCTGCATTTCATTTCAAGAGATACAATAACTCTTTAATGGAATCTCTTTGTTTGTAAGATATTTCTTCACCTTTGAAATTATTTCGGAAAGGAGAAAATTAGTAGTATTTTGGAGAATGATCCACTTGACGGATCATAGTGGAGTAGCATCATAGGGGGggaccaagtaaatctttttatTGTGTTTTATTCCGCTTCTAtctaatttagtattttgaaaagaaaaataaattttaaaaatatgtgaTATTCACCTTCCCTCTGTCACTCTACAGTCCTACAGAATCCATGTCATGCTAAGAGACATCACGTCTCTTTGACTTTCCTCGTTTACTTAGTACAAGTTGGCCTTAATTTATTAGAACTTCATCATTATAGGATTAAAAAGTTAACACGAGGGGTGCTACTCCATAGCTTGTGTACTTAGCATGAGTCCACTATCTTTTCATCCTTTGTGAAAATCTTTCGAAGGCGGAGAAACAAGACTTATtgattggtccagaagctttgaatgtTGCACACTCCTCTTAATGCTTCCCTAATTGCAGAGCTTTATGAACACTTTTTGAGCATAGAATGGAGAGTTTTGAAAGTAGACTAGTGATTTTGAATGCTGAGCTCAAAGTCCTTTAATAAGATTTTTTTGGTTGATCTAATAAGCCTATTTGGTTGACCAATTCACAACTTATCCCTTCTTGTCGTTGATCCAGATCAATTTTTCGATCTACGATCTATTATTCTAGTCGACCAAACCTTGTTCACACCATTATTTCATCCAGATACATCCACTGATTTGATCCATTCAGTCTTATCTAGATTTGTTCTTATCTTATCTGAATCTAGTCTTATCTAGATATACTCTTATCTTATCTAGATTCAATCTCATCTAGATGTTTTCTTACCTTATCTAGATTCAACCTTATATGGATTTGTTCTTACCTTATCTTCTGTCATGTCAGCTTCCCGTTGCTTATCCTTAGCCACGTCAACTTCCTGAAGTTTATCTGTCAACATCTTTTTGCTAACATAGTTATTCGGTAGACCAAACATGTTGGTCCGATCGACTAGATCTTCGGTCAATTGAAACATTTATTCAATCACTGAAATCTTTTTATTTGGAGTGCACTCCTCCAAGGCTTCTCATTATCATCTGGTCACCTTTGACATGTGATACGAttggcaatggaggggcccaagaggaaagggtgagaagggtcaaTGTCATAtagcagtcaaaagtcaagaggacgtggcggtcaatagtcaaggtgacttggcagtcaatagtcaagatgactcggcagtcaatagtcaagctgactaggcagttagaggcaagcatatggggtagtcagaggtcaggtaaacttgtcgatcaagggggcaaagtagttgaaagacaaagggAGACGACAGACGGAACACCGGGCACAGATCGGaggatcggcagagctgggtagaggcagctcgatctacaggcctgcgattcgaaggcctggaagtgcaagtcacaaatcacaggtcggaagcggcagagctgtgtaaagacagcccgatctacaggCTTATGGTCAAGCGCCAGGAAATACCGGGTACAGAGTACAGACCGTGATCGACAGGGCTGTTCAGGGTTAGCCCGACTAACAAGTAACGCTTAGAGGCTGGATCTGGTCGAGGGGTGTGAGGTAGATGCAGACCGCGATAAATAGGATGTGTGAAGCAGGAAGCAGAGCGCGCAGAGGTGTGGTAAGACACAGAGATAGGCTGAGGTtatagagatatgctgaggtgacggagatatgctgagatcttagagatgtgctgaggtctagtcagtcagactgtcgtcctccttcgactagacttgtgagggaggcttgtgatacggttggcaatggaggggcccaagaagaaagggtgagaagggtcaaggtCATATAGctgtcaaaagtcaagaggacgtggcggtcaatagtcaaggtgacttggcagtcaatagtcaagatgactcggcagtcaatagtcaagctgactaggtAGTCAGAGGCAAGCATATGgggtagtcagaggtcaggcagacttgtcgatcaagggggcaaagtagttgaaagacaaagggAGACGACAGACGGAACACCgggcacaggtcgggatcggcagctTGATCTACaagcctgcgattcgaaggcccggaagtgcaagtcacaaatcccAGATCGgaatcggcagagctgggtagaggtagctcgatctacaggcctgcgattcgaagacccggaagtgcaagtcacaaatcccagatcgggatcggcagagttgggtagaggcaactcgatctacaggcctgcgattcgaaggcctggaagtgcaagtcacaaatcccAGATCGGAATcagcagagctgggtagaggtagctcgatctacaggcctgcgattcgaaggcccggaagtgcaagtcacaaatcccAGATTGgaatcggcagagctgggtagaggtagctcgatctacaggcctgcgattcgaatgCCCGGAAATGCAGGTCACAAATCCCAGATCGgaatcggcagagctgggtagaggtagctcgatctacaggcctgcgattcgaaggcccggaagtgcaagtcacaaatcacaggttggaagcggcagagctgtgtaaagacagcccgatctacaggCTTATGGTCGAGCGCCAGGAAATACAGGGTACAGAGTGCAGACCGTGATCGACAGGGCTGTTCAGGGTTAGCCCGACTGACAAGTAACGCTTAGAGGTTGGATCTGGTCGAGGGGTGTGAGGTAGATGCAGATCGCGATAATAGGATGAGCTAAGCTGTGCAGGAGTCGGaggatcacaattgtccgtcaagggtaatcattacataccagtgagatgtgcgaaggcggaggttcctaaacgaaaAGATACCCTCATAACCAATAgtagcctgacagatgtccttcgctacaagacaaaacccatgtgtaaaggcggaggttcctaaacaagaagatgccttcacgaccaatagtagcacgacaggtgtccgggatatacgacaaagcccagcgtctaacgttttctgacagggttgcaggttctggaagcaaggcgggtgcataaaaaggaggggattcctcgtacgcggggacgctctctcgtcactttttccacaacttttcattttcagtCATTTTTTTCGGTTCTCTGCTTTTTctagggaaaaaggacctgacttgagcgtcggagggcctgatccggggactttttccctgggttctggtctctaacgtgaggagggagatcgtctgagtgtgtgcaggatcctgcagcatcgtcagccgccTGTGGGAGCCAAatcacccacgactttccgtcaacaaccaggccgtcgcgaccagccttcgtccgactcagctttcggacaggatcaacatgtttggacttttctcttgccaagCATCCAATCACCCTTAACCTATttggatttttattttgttagtcATTAGATTAActttgacttgactagactttCTCTTTACTAGTCATCCAGTCAATCTtaacctaactagacttctcaCTTGACTCACTTTCAAGCATCCAAAGATTTCCTTGAGCTTAGAAAAGTAAGCAACAAGCAAACTTCATTCTCATAATTA from Zingiber officinale cultivar Zhangliang chromosome 5B, Zo_v1.1, whole genome shotgun sequence encodes the following:
- the LOC121985315 gene encoding F-box/kelch-repeat protein At1g67480-like, whose protein sequence is MGSLSSPPLSPSQPDQNPASGFRIFLSFSGRDETTDATLPNWLENYNPCDNTRGYAGLIPGIPPGHVLKDFSMVALAGFVYVIGGRLCLKEPPSGERDVDVRPDVVRYDVESGEWSACAPLALQRFDFACAACNGKIFVAGGLCSVSNARGTTAGEVYDPARDAWAPLPDMAAMRHKCVGVAWQGRFHVVGGFAQREGAGWLTVMERSSAEVFDEEQGKWELMPGMWQLDVPPNQIVEVGGRLFSSGDCLNSWKGHIETYDGKLNIWSVIERSQMQQLSSLVAERQEMRRVYLTMAQIGAHLYFVAGYQSAAGDGEPRSMSVVHAFDTAAGAGEAWGTFEPLMEDGNKELCSHCCVLQLSH